The following are encoded together in the Tepidiforma bonchosmolovskayae genome:
- a CDS encoding glutamyl-tRNA reductase, translating to MEGPSWLPGFRVCAWRVVSLDAVTMAALEGDVRTAHPGAAIVTSCQRLEAYGFEPCECGAPVRLAGRAALERLAGVAAGLDSVVIGEAQIAGQVRAAFRGTRGPLRAAADVALAAARDVRRTFPQRSHAGHLLDRALTTARVQPGGRLLVLGTGAMGRLIAARGRELGFEVLLAGRRDPAIGVPFVPLADVSGLGPVDIVAGCLGSGAGEVRLEALPPAGLAVDLGTPRNFTGEPAGVVITLADLLADESRRPHAVALRSRLAQAVRAALDRRLARVTEDSHHPIGRFRLALERARQAALAAALAAQPTADRDALDRALHAAVNRQFHDLTEQLRRERAYDRALRLAAALESWVTPADAERAAAALR from the coding sequence ATGGAAGGCCCCTCCTGGCTCCCGGGGTTCCGCGTCTGCGCCTGGCGAGTCGTCTCGCTCGACGCTGTCACCATGGCTGCCCTCGAGGGCGACGTACGGACCGCGCATCCCGGCGCCGCAATCGTCACCAGCTGCCAGCGGCTGGAGGCGTACGGGTTCGAACCGTGCGAATGCGGGGCTCCGGTGCGGCTCGCAGGGCGGGCGGCGCTCGAGCGGCTCGCGGGTGTTGCGGCCGGGCTTGATTCGGTAGTCATCGGCGAGGCGCAAATCGCTGGACAGGTTCGTGCTGCCTTCCGCGGGACGCGCGGACCGCTCCGGGCTGCCGCAGATGTGGCGCTGGCCGCAGCCCGCGACGTCCGCCGGACGTTTCCCCAGCGGAGCCATGCCGGCCACCTGCTCGACCGGGCCCTGACCACGGCACGGGTTCAGCCAGGCGGACGGCTGCTCGTGCTCGGAACGGGCGCGATGGGCCGGCTCATCGCCGCGCGCGGGCGGGAGCTGGGGTTCGAGGTCCTGCTCGCAGGCCGGCGTGACCCGGCTATTGGCGTCCCCTTCGTGCCGCTGGCCGACGTGTCCGGACTGGGACCAGTCGATATCGTTGCCGGCTGCCTCGGCTCCGGCGCAGGCGAAGTCCGCCTCGAGGCGCTGCCGCCGGCCGGCCTCGCGGTTGACCTTGGAACTCCCCGGAATTTCACGGGAGAACCCGCCGGCGTGGTCATCACGCTCGCCGACCTGCTCGCAGACGAGTCCCGCCGCCCTCACGCGGTCGCTCTGCGGTCCCGCCTGGCTCAGGCGGTCCGAGCAGCGCTGGACCGGCGGCTGGCAAGGGTTACCGAGGACTCACACCACCCGATTGGGCGATTCCGCCTGGCCCTCGAGCGCGCGCGCCAGGCAGCGCTTGCCGCCGCCCTCGCGGCACAGCCCACGGCCGACCGGGATGCCCTCGACCGCGCCCTGCACGCGGCGGTCAACCGGCAATTTCATGACCTCACCGAGCAGCTGCGCCGGGAGCGGGCGTATGACCGGGCGCTCAGGCTCGCTGCAGCCCTCGAATCCTGGGTCACCCCTGCCGATGCCGAGCGTGCGGCGGCGGCGCTGCGCTGA
- a CDS encoding Fpg/Nei family DNA glycosylase produces MPEGDALYRFAGRVHSALAGKVIRTARSHGPGPVPQVERLVGATCLGARSLGKNLVIEFDNGLSLRGHLRMYGTWHVYRPGQPWSRPEREARLVLEVDDAVVVNFSAPVIELLETRALPAHRPLAGLGPDLLAEEFDAAEALVRFRDPLRADLTIGDALMDQRVMAGVGNIWKHETLFRCRQYPWARVRDLSDEQLLQLIETARNLLLASVGRPNALGLQRRPEMYVYMRAGQPCRRCGTRLRSARQGVDIRYTTWCPTCQAPAAGSVSAAPPPHARHRQG; encoded by the coding sequence ATGCCCGAGGGTGACGCCCTCTACCGGTTCGCTGGCCGGGTGCACAGCGCTCTGGCCGGCAAGGTCATCCGCACCGCGCGGTCGCACGGCCCGGGGCCGGTTCCGCAGGTCGAGCGGCTGGTCGGTGCGACCTGCCTGGGTGCCCGGTCCCTCGGGAAGAACCTCGTGATCGAGTTCGATAACGGGCTCTCGCTCCGGGGCCACCTGCGGATGTACGGCACCTGGCACGTCTACCGGCCGGGCCAGCCGTGGTCCCGCCCCGAGCGGGAGGCCCGCCTCGTTCTCGAAGTCGACGACGCCGTCGTCGTGAACTTCAGCGCGCCCGTGATTGAGTTGCTCGAAACGCGCGCGCTCCCTGCCCACCGGCCGCTCGCCGGCCTCGGCCCGGACCTCCTTGCGGAGGAGTTCGATGCGGCCGAGGCGCTCGTGCGGTTCCGCGACCCGCTCCGCGCCGACCTTACCATCGGCGACGCGCTCATGGACCAGCGGGTGATGGCCGGGGTCGGCAACATTTGGAAGCACGAAACGCTCTTCCGCTGCCGCCAGTATCCATGGGCCCGCGTCCGGGACCTGAGCGACGAGCAGCTGCTGCAGCTCATCGAGACGGCGCGCAACCTGCTGCTGGCCAGCGTCGGCCGCCCGAATGCTCTCGGCCTCCAGCGCAGGCCGGAGATGTACGTCTACATGCGGGCAGGCCAGCCCTGCCGTCGCTGCGGCACCCGGCTCCGCTCGGCGCGGCAGGGGGTTGATATCCGCTACACCACCTGGTGCCCGACCTGCCAGGCGCCTGCCGCCGGTTCGGTCAGCGCAGCGCCGCCGCCGCACGCTCGGCATCGGCAGGGGTGA
- a CDS encoding Lhr family helicase → MATPPAAEPLAVFSPATRAWFTSAFAAPTRAQELGWQAIATGEHTLLLAPTGSGKTLAAFLACLDRLVQREPLPRGRDGRPVRPGVSVIYVSPLRALSYDIERNLRAPLAGLRLAALRDGRPDPEIDVAVRTGDTPARERDDLRRHPPDILITTPESLYLMLTSAAREVLATAETVIIDEIHTMAATKRGAHLALTLERLERLTGREFQRIGLSATQRPLDEVARFLGGDRPVRIVDAGSRRALDLQVVVPLEDLSRPAEFAGPVPESELSPEQRSSVWPAFYQEILDQVRAHRSTLIFVNNRRLAERIAARVNELAGAELLRAHHGSVAREQRLAIEEELKAGRLPGIVCTSSMELGIDMGAVDLVIQVESPKSVASGLQRVGRAGHQVDGISRGRFLPKHRGDLLECAVVTRRMREGLIEETRVPKNPLDVLAQQIVAACAVEEFSVEELLGMVRRAYPFASLSREQLEGVLAMLAGQYPSDEFAELRPRITWDRETGTISARRDARTLAIVNAGTIPDRGLYGVFLGDGGPRVGELDEEMVYESRPGETFVLGATTWRIEQITRDRVIVSPAPGQPGKMPFWRGDGIGRSAELGEAVGAFTRHLERFRSPDEAVGWLTAETDLDERAARNLVAYLAEEREATGCLPTDRRIVIERYLDELGDWRVVILSPYGGRVHAPWAMTIEARLAEAGFPESQVIWGDDGIAIRLGGGEEVPPLDVFFPAPEELEDLLVSHLGSTALFAARFRENAARALLLPRRRPGSRSPLWLQRLRAANLLAVASRYGSFPIILETYRECLQDVFDLPALHRLLQRVQAREVEVREVAVRDASPFARSLVFEYVAAFMYEGDAPLAERRAQALTLDRSLLRDLLGEADLRDLLDARLIDEVELELQGLAAARKPADADALHDLLRRLGDLTVDEVAARIAEPGLGEALLAALARSGRACAVRIAGEERWIPAEDAARYRDAVGVALPQGVPGAFAPPAEGALASLLARYARTHGPFHAGQPASRWNLPIALVADTLRQLEREGRMVAGTFRPGSAGTEWCDVGVLRTIERRAVASLRKEVEPVDGATYTRFLLSWHGLIRPRRGLDALRDAVAQLEGYPLPASMLERVILPARVEDYTPAMLDALCATGEVAWFGAGRLRAEDGRVVLAARERLAAFVPPAPELPEEPLAGRILDLLRERGALFFTDIVAATGAPLRDVLGVLWDLVWGGFITNDTLAPLRAWARRGRDGAAPGGRLRSLPPEAAGRWSVLPPALDRTRALHAWASAVLERRGVAAREAVNAEAVRGGFSALYPVFREMEERGRVRRGYFVEGVGGAQFALPGTVDRLRAEREPADRLQSVIVAAVDPAQPYGELLPWPAAGDAAVRGPARTAGNFAILVDGRPVLALERWGKSLLQLPADDPDGEERLAVALDCLCRAAPWLAPRGLTIERIDGEPAAESPLAEHLARRGFAAGYRGLTLRTASPGTMAYARG, encoded by the coding sequence ATGGCCACGCCGCCTGCGGCCGAGCCCCTCGCGGTGTTCAGCCCGGCCACCCGGGCCTGGTTCACCTCGGCCTTTGCCGCGCCGACCCGCGCACAGGAGCTTGGCTGGCAGGCAATCGCGACCGGCGAGCATACGCTCCTGCTCGCGCCGACCGGCTCGGGGAAGACGCTCGCTGCGTTTCTTGCCTGCCTCGACCGCCTCGTCCAGCGCGAACCCCTCCCGCGCGGCCGCGACGGGCGCCCGGTGCGCCCCGGCGTGAGCGTCATCTACGTCTCGCCGCTCCGGGCGCTTTCCTACGATATCGAGCGGAACCTCCGCGCGCCGCTCGCCGGCCTGCGCCTCGCAGCCCTGCGCGATGGACGGCCCGACCCCGAAATCGACGTCGCAGTGCGCACCGGCGACACCCCTGCCCGTGAACGGGACGACCTCCGCCGCCATCCGCCCGACATCCTGATCACGACGCCCGAATCGCTCTACCTGATGCTCACCTCGGCCGCCCGCGAGGTCCTCGCAACGGCGGAAACGGTCATCATCGACGAAATCCACACGATGGCCGCCACGAAGCGCGGGGCGCACCTTGCGCTGACCCTCGAGCGCCTCGAACGGCTCACCGGGCGGGAGTTCCAGCGCATCGGCCTCTCGGCGACACAGCGCCCGCTCGACGAAGTCGCCCGATTCCTCGGCGGCGACCGCCCGGTCCGCATCGTCGACGCCGGCAGCCGCCGCGCGCTCGACCTCCAGGTCGTGGTTCCGCTCGAGGACCTGAGCAGACCGGCCGAATTCGCCGGCCCGGTCCCCGAGAGCGAACTCTCCCCGGAGCAGCGGAGCTCAGTCTGGCCCGCCTTTTACCAGGAGATTCTCGACCAGGTCCGGGCGCACCGGTCGACCCTCATTTTCGTGAACAACCGCCGCCTGGCAGAGCGCATCGCGGCCCGCGTTAACGAACTCGCCGGGGCAGAGCTCCTCCGCGCGCACCACGGCTCCGTCGCGCGCGAACAGCGGCTGGCCATCGAAGAGGAGCTGAAGGCCGGCCGCCTGCCGGGCATCGTCTGCACGAGCTCGATGGAGCTTGGCATCGATATGGGCGCGGTCGACCTCGTCATCCAGGTCGAGTCGCCGAAATCTGTCGCCAGCGGCCTCCAGCGCGTGGGGCGGGCAGGCCACCAGGTGGACGGCATCAGCCGGGGCAGGTTCCTGCCGAAACACCGCGGCGACCTCCTCGAATGCGCGGTGGTGACCCGGCGCATGCGCGAAGGCCTGATCGAGGAAACTCGGGTCCCGAAGAATCCGCTCGATGTCCTCGCCCAGCAGATTGTCGCGGCCTGCGCGGTCGAGGAGTTCAGCGTCGAAGAGCTGCTCGGGATGGTCCGCCGGGCGTACCCCTTCGCCTCGCTCAGCCGAGAGCAGCTCGAAGGCGTGCTCGCGATGCTGGCCGGCCAGTACCCGTCGGATGAGTTCGCCGAGCTTCGCCCGCGCATCACCTGGGACCGCGAGACCGGCACCATCAGCGCCCGGCGCGACGCCCGGACCCTTGCCATCGTCAACGCAGGGACCATCCCAGACCGCGGCCTGTACGGGGTGTTCCTCGGAGATGGCGGGCCGCGGGTCGGCGAACTCGACGAAGAGATGGTCTACGAAAGCCGCCCGGGCGAAACGTTCGTCCTCGGCGCAACCACCTGGCGGATTGAACAGATTACCCGCGACCGCGTGATCGTCTCGCCGGCTCCTGGGCAGCCCGGCAAGATGCCGTTCTGGCGGGGCGACGGTATCGGTCGATCAGCTGAGCTCGGCGAGGCCGTAGGCGCTTTTACGCGTCATCTCGAACGGTTTCGCAGCCCGGACGAGGCTGTTGGCTGGCTGACCGCCGAGACTGACCTCGATGAGCGCGCCGCGCGCAACCTCGTCGCGTATCTCGCTGAGGAGCGAGAGGCCACCGGCTGCCTCCCGACCGACCGCCGCATTGTGATCGAACGGTACCTCGATGAACTCGGCGACTGGCGGGTCGTCATCCTCTCGCCGTACGGGGGCCGCGTCCACGCGCCGTGGGCGATGACCATCGAGGCCAGGCTCGCGGAGGCCGGCTTCCCGGAGTCGCAGGTCATCTGGGGTGACGATGGCATCGCCATCCGGCTCGGCGGCGGCGAGGAAGTGCCGCCGCTCGACGTGTTCTTCCCTGCCCCCGAAGAACTCGAAGACCTCCTCGTCTCGCACCTCGGTTCGACCGCGCTGTTCGCTGCCCGCTTTCGCGAGAACGCCGCCCGGGCGCTCCTGCTCCCGCGCCGCAGGCCCGGCTCGCGCTCGCCGCTCTGGCTCCAGCGGCTCCGCGCAGCCAACCTCCTTGCGGTTGCCAGCCGGTACGGCTCCTTCCCCATCATCCTCGAGACCTACCGCGAGTGCCTCCAGGATGTCTTCGATCTTCCCGCGCTTCATCGGCTGCTCCAGCGAGTCCAGGCGCGCGAGGTCGAGGTGCGCGAGGTCGCCGTCCGCGATGCGTCCCCGTTCGCCCGCTCGCTTGTCTTCGAGTATGTCGCCGCCTTCATGTACGAGGGCGATGCCCCGCTCGCCGAGCGGCGGGCGCAGGCACTGACACTCGACCGGTCGCTCCTCCGCGACCTCCTCGGCGAGGCCGACCTGCGCGACCTCCTCGACGCGCGCCTCATCGATGAGGTCGAACTCGAGCTCCAGGGCCTGGCGGCGGCCCGGAAACCGGCCGATGCCGACGCCCTCCACGACCTCCTTCGCCGCCTCGGTGACCTTACGGTGGACGAGGTCGCGGCCCGCATCGCCGAGCCCGGGCTCGGCGAGGCGCTGCTTGCCGCTCTCGCGCGCTCCGGCCGGGCCTGCGCCGTCCGCATCGCCGGCGAGGAGCGCTGGATTCCTGCTGAGGACGCGGCCCGCTACCGGGATGCCGTCGGGGTTGCGCTGCCGCAGGGCGTGCCGGGGGCGTTCGCGCCCCCGGCCGAGGGCGCACTGGCGTCGCTGCTGGCGCGGTACGCCCGCACCCACGGACCCTTTCACGCCGGGCAGCCCGCCTCCCGCTGGAATCTGCCCATCGCGCTCGTTGCCGATACCCTTCGGCAGCTCGAACGGGAGGGCCGCATGGTCGCCGGGACGTTCAGGCCGGGAAGCGCCGGGACGGAATGGTGTGACGTCGGGGTGCTCCGCACCATCGAGCGCCGGGCAGTTGCCAGCCTCAGGAAAGAGGTGGAGCCGGTCGACGGCGCGACCTACACCCGCTTCCTCCTTAGCTGGCACGGGCTCATCCGGCCGCGCCGCGGCCTTGACGCGTTGCGCGACGCCGTTGCCCAGCTCGAGGGGTATCCGCTCCCCGCCTCGATGCTCGAACGGGTCATCCTGCCCGCCCGCGTTGAGGACTACACGCCGGCCATGCTCGACGCGCTCTGCGCTACCGGCGAGGTTGCCTGGTTTGGGGCGGGCCGGCTCCGGGCTGAGGATGGCCGGGTGGTGCTCGCGGCCCGGGAGCGCCTCGCGGCCTTCGTTCCGCCGGCGCCAGAACTCCCGGAGGAGCCGCTTGCCGGCCGCATCCTCGACCTCCTGCGGGAACGCGGCGCCCTCTTCTTCACGGACATCGTCGCCGCGACCGGCGCCCCGCTGCGGGACGTCCTCGGCGTGCTCTGGGACCTCGTCTGGGGCGGGTTCATCACCAACGACACGCTCGCTCCGCTCCGCGCGTGGGCCCGGCGCGGCAGGGATGGCGCAGCCCCCGGCGGCCGCCTGCGCAGCCTTCCCCCGGAGGCCGCCGGCCGGTGGTCCGTCCTTCCGCCCGCGCTCGACCGGACCCGGGCGCTGCACGCCTGGGCCTCCGCCGTGCTCGAACGCCGTGGTGTTGCGGCCCGCGAGGCGGTAAACGCTGAGGCAGTCCGCGGCGGGTTCTCGGCGCTCTACCCGGTCTTCCGCGAGATGGAAGAGCGCGGCCGGGTCCGGCGGGGGTACTTTGTCGAGGGCGTCGGCGGCGCCCAGTTCGCGCTGCCCGGCACCGTGGACCGCCTCCGTGCCGAGCGGGAGCCCGCGGACCGGCTGCAGTCCGTCATCGTTGCCGCAGTCGACCCGGCCCAGCCCTACGGAGAGCTGCTGCCGTGGCCCGCTGCTGGCGATGCCGCCGTCCGCGGACCTGCCCGCACTGCCGGGAACTTCGCAATCCTTGTCGACGGCCGGCCGGTGCTCGCTCTCGAACGGTGGGGAAAGTCGCTCCTGCAGCTGCCGGCTGATGACCCCGACGGCGAGGAGCGGTTGGCTGTCGCACTCGACTGTCTCTGCCGGGCCGCCCCATGGCTCGCCCCGCGCGGCCTAACCATAGAACGTATCGACGGGGAGCCCGCCGCCGAATCCCCGCTCGCGGAGCACCTCGCCCGGCGCGGCTTTGCAGCAGGTTACCGGGGCCTCACGCTCCGCACCGCTTCCCCGGGGACCATGGCCTATGCCCGAGGGTGA
- a CDS encoding winged helix-turn-helix transcriptional regulator, protein MADAVRCPVAATLELVGDRWTLLIVRDLLRGRRRFNELRESVEGIPPAVLTARLRALEAASVVERRPYSDHPPRYEYRLTAKGHALGVVVGALADWGQRYADADLALVDGECGHGISVVYHCPTCERQAPRRRVRIVGRSEARLPAADRGATLPR, encoded by the coding sequence GTGGCCGACGCCGTCCGCTGCCCCGTTGCCGCCACGCTCGAGCTCGTCGGCGACCGCTGGACGCTCCTCATCGTCCGCGACCTCCTGCGCGGGCGCCGGCGCTTCAATGAACTGCGCGAATCGGTGGAAGGCATCCCCCCTGCCGTGCTCACGGCCCGCCTGCGGGCCCTCGAGGCCGCCAGCGTGGTCGAGCGCCGGCCCTACAGCGACCACCCGCCCCGGTACGAGTACCGCCTGACCGCCAAAGGCCACGCGCTTGGCGTCGTGGTCGGGGCCCTCGCGGACTGGGGCCAGCGCTACGCCGACGCCGACCTCGCCCTCGTCGACGGCGAATGCGGCCACGGCATCAGCGTCGTCTACCACTGCCCCACCTGCGAACGGCAGGCGCCGCGGCGCCGGGTGCGCATCGTCGGCCGCTCGGAAGCGCGGTTGCCCGCCGCCGATCGTGGGGCTACGCTGCCCCGGTGA
- the cofH gene encoding 5-amino-6-(D-ribitylamino)uracil--L-tyrosine 4-hydroxyphenyl transferase CofH — protein MLPSTRTILDRALDGILPSEAEALALADESDLGPLLETAAALRDRAHLNVISYSRKVFIPLTQLCRDVCHYCTFAKPPRPGQRAYLTPEEVLEIARAGAAAGCHEALFTLGDKPELRYRVARRELDEMGYPSTIAYLAAMAELVHRETGLLPHANPGVMTPDEIAMLRRVSVSQGIMLESVAERLYTEKGAVHYGSPDKRPSVRLATIAEAGRQQVPFTSGILIGIGETRRERIESLLALRRLHQEYGHLQEIIVQNFRAKPDTRMAKAPEPDLDDLLWTIAVARIVFGGEMNIQAPPNLSYDDYPRLVAAGLNDWGGVSPVTPDHVNPEAPWPHLEQLRQRTAECGKVLVERLPVYPAYALDAERWQDPAMRTAVIRAIDADGFARMDRWSPGDPDTPPPAADIPRRLAPDRPTDTSTAEVREILAWRAAGNDLTEAQIERLFRARGDDYHLVCEAADELRRAVNGDVVSYVVNRNINYTNICYFRCQFCAFAKGKLSESLRGIPYDLDTAEVARRAREAWERGATEVCMQGGIHPEYTGETYLNLLRAVKTAVPEMHIHAFSPLEVAQGAETLGIPVREFLLRLREAGLGTLPGTAAEILDDEVRVTLCPDKLSTEQWLRVVEEAHRVGFRTTSTIMYGHIDRARNWARHLVRLRELQKRTGGFTEFVPLPFVHMEAPIYLKGRARRGPTFREAVLMHAVARLALHPYITNIQVSWVKMGVEGVRACLNAGVNDMGGTLMNESISRAAGAGFGQELPPEEMERTIRGMGRTPRQRTTTYGSAPEERVIASFGAPPLAPIVLTPVRKYERKPAAAGAGD, from the coding sequence ATGCTGCCATCCACCCGCACCATCCTCGACCGTGCGCTCGACGGGATTCTCCCGAGCGAGGCCGAGGCGCTCGCCCTCGCCGACGAGAGCGACCTCGGGCCGCTGCTCGAGACGGCCGCAGCGCTCCGCGACCGCGCTCACCTGAACGTCATCTCCTACTCGAGAAAGGTGTTCATCCCGCTGACTCAGCTCTGCCGGGACGTGTGCCACTACTGCACCTTCGCGAAACCGCCGCGGCCCGGCCAGCGGGCCTACCTGACCCCGGAGGAGGTGCTGGAGATCGCCCGGGCCGGGGCAGCTGCCGGCTGCCATGAGGCGCTCTTCACGCTCGGCGACAAGCCCGAGCTGCGGTACCGGGTAGCGCGCCGGGAGCTCGACGAGATGGGCTATCCGTCGACCATCGCCTACCTCGCCGCCATGGCTGAGCTGGTCCACCGGGAGACGGGCCTGCTCCCGCACGCCAACCCGGGCGTCATGACGCCCGACGAGATTGCGATGCTCCGGCGCGTGTCCGTCTCGCAGGGCATCATGCTCGAGAGCGTGGCGGAGCGGCTGTACACCGAGAAGGGCGCGGTGCACTACGGATCGCCGGACAAGCGCCCGTCTGTCCGGCTGGCCACCATTGCCGAGGCCGGGCGCCAGCAGGTCCCGTTCACCTCGGGCATCCTGATCGGCATCGGTGAGACCCGCCGGGAGCGGATCGAATCGCTGCTCGCCCTGCGGCGGCTGCACCAGGAGTACGGCCACCTGCAGGAGATTATTGTCCAGAACTTCCGCGCCAAGCCGGACACGAGGATGGCGAAGGCGCCGGAGCCAGACCTTGACGATCTGCTCTGGACGATAGCCGTGGCCCGGATCGTGTTTGGCGGGGAGATGAACATCCAGGCTCCGCCGAACCTGAGCTACGACGACTATCCGCGGCTCGTCGCAGCGGGGCTCAACGACTGGGGCGGCGTCTCGCCGGTCACTCCCGACCACGTCAATCCCGAGGCGCCGTGGCCGCACCTCGAGCAGCTTCGCCAGCGGACGGCGGAGTGCGGCAAGGTCCTTGTCGAACGCCTGCCGGTCTACCCGGCCTATGCGCTCGACGCGGAGCGGTGGCAGGACCCCGCGATGCGGACCGCGGTCATCCGCGCTATCGACGCCGACGGCTTCGCGCGGATGGACCGGTGGTCGCCGGGCGACCCGGACACGCCGCCGCCCGCGGCAGATATTCCGCGCCGTCTCGCGCCAGACCGTCCCACCGACACCTCGACGGCGGAGGTGCGCGAGATTCTCGCGTGGCGGGCGGCCGGAAACGACCTGACCGAAGCACAAATTGAACGGCTGTTCCGCGCCCGCGGCGACGACTACCACCTCGTCTGCGAAGCGGCCGACGAGCTGCGCCGTGCGGTGAACGGCGACGTCGTCAGTTATGTCGTTAACCGGAACATCAACTACACGAATATCTGTTACTTCCGCTGCCAGTTTTGCGCCTTCGCAAAGGGGAAGCTGAGCGAAAGCCTGCGGGGCATCCCGTACGACCTGGACACGGCGGAGGTCGCCCGTCGGGCGCGCGAGGCCTGGGAGCGCGGCGCGACCGAGGTGTGCATGCAGGGCGGCATCCACCCGGAGTACACCGGCGAGACCTACCTGAATCTGCTGCGGGCGGTGAAAACGGCCGTCCCGGAGATGCACATCCACGCATTTTCCCCGCTCGAGGTTGCGCAGGGCGCCGAGACGCTGGGTATCCCGGTTCGCGAGTTCCTCCTCCGTCTTCGTGAGGCTGGGCTGGGGACGCTCCCGGGCACCGCGGCCGAAATCCTCGATGACGAAGTTCGCGTGACCCTCTGCCCGGACAAGCTTTCGACGGAGCAGTGGCTCCGCGTCGTGGAGGAGGCCCACCGGGTCGGCTTCAGGACGACGTCGACGATTATGTACGGACACATCGACCGGGCGCGGAACTGGGCGCGCCATCTCGTGCGGCTCCGGGAGCTGCAGAAACGCACCGGGGGATTCACGGAGTTCGTGCCGCTGCCGTTCGTCCACATGGAAGCGCCCATCTACCTCAAGGGCCGGGCGCGCCGGGGTCCCACGTTCCGGGAGGCGGTGCTGATGCACGCCGTAGCCCGTCTGGCGCTCCACCCGTACATCACGAACATCCAGGTCTCCTGGGTGAAGATGGGCGTGGAGGGCGTCCGCGCCTGCCTGAATGCGGGCGTGAACGACATGGGCGGGACGCTGATGAACGAGAGCATCTCGCGCGCCGCCGGCGCCGGGTTCGGGCAGGAGCTGCCCCCGGAAGAGATGGAGCGCACGATCCGCGGGATGGGCCGGACGCCCCGGCAGCGCACAACGACCTACGGAAGTGCGCCCGAGGAGCGGGTGATTGCGTCGTTCGGGGCGCCGCCGCTGGCCCCCATCGTGCTCACCCCTGTCAGGAAGTACGAGCGGAAGCCGGCGGCAGCCGGAGCCGGCGATTAG
- a CDS encoding LLM class F420-dependent oxidoreductase: MKLGINIGYSGSRLDLPIDLIRYAESLGYDSVWTAEAYGSDAVTPLAYIAALTSRIRLGTAVMQIPARTPAMTAMTMSTLDALSGGRVMVGLGLSGPQVVEGWHGVPYGKPAVRMREYVQILRKIWAREEPVTFDGEEYLLPYRGPGATGLGKPLKSILHGRQLPIYLATMGPVNIRTTAELADGWLPIWFSPRRMPMFRPHLEEGFRRAGNGKSWKDFDIAAGCTVAIGDDVGDLLAAQKPFLALYIGGMGAREKNFHNEMAVKYGYGDAAKRIQELYLAGRKREAEEAVPDELADEMSLVGPVARIRERFRDWEDAGVTTLLVQSRDPEALKLMAELTGASRGAAV; this comes from the coding sequence ATGAAACTCGGCATCAACATCGGCTACTCCGGCTCCCGCCTCGACCTCCCCATCGACCTCATCCGCTACGCCGAATCGCTCGGCTATGACTCCGTCTGGACCGCCGAGGCGTACGGCTCCGACGCTGTCACGCCGCTGGCGTATATCGCGGCCCTCACCAGCCGAATCCGGCTCGGCACGGCGGTGATGCAGATCCCGGCCCGCACGCCGGCCATGACGGCAATGACTATGTCGACCCTCGACGCCCTCTCCGGCGGGCGCGTGATGGTCGGCCTCGGGCTCAGCGGTCCCCAGGTCGTGGAAGGCTGGCACGGAGTGCCGTACGGCAAACCGGCGGTGCGGATGCGCGAATACGTGCAGATCCTGCGCAAAATCTGGGCCCGCGAGGAGCCGGTGACCTTCGACGGCGAGGAGTATCTGCTCCCCTACCGCGGTCCCGGCGCGACCGGGCTCGGCAAGCCGCTCAAGAGCATCCTTCACGGGCGGCAGCTGCCCATCTACCTGGCGACCATGGGGCCCGTGAACATCCGCACGACCGCCGAGCTCGCCGACGGCTGGCTGCCGATCTGGTTTTCGCCGCGCCGCATGCCGATGTTCCGCCCCCACCTCGAGGAGGGCTTCCGGCGCGCCGGGAACGGCAAGAGCTGGAAGGACTTCGACATTGCGGCAGGGTGCACGGTCGCCATCGGCGACGATGTCGGCGACCTGCTCGCCGCGCAGAAGCCATTCCTTGCCCTCTACATCGGCGGCATGGGCGCCCGCGAGAAGAACTTCCATAACGAGATGGCCGTCAAATACGGCTACGGTGACGCCGCGAAGCGCATCCAGGAGCTGTACCTTGCCGGCCGGAAGCGCGAGGCAGAGGAGGCGGTGCCCGACGAGCTCGCCGATGAGATGTCCCTCGTCGGCCCGGTGGCCCGCATCCGCGAGCGATTCCGCGACTGGGAAGATGCCGGCGTGACCACGCTGCTCGTCCAGTCGCGCGACCCGGAGGCGCTGAAGCTCATGGCTGAGCTGACCGGCGCCAGCCGTGGCGCAGCGGTCTAA